The DNA sequence aaaaagggaaaggaaaaacagtccagggaaaacaTTCAGACGGCTTAGGTAAACTAACTAACgagcagaagcaaaaagcaagagcaaagcaggagcaaagcagaagcaagagcaagagcaaagcaaaaagccaaGCAAAAAGCAAACGTTGCACTATGTACTGCCTCATTTCTGTGTCCTGCCAgctgtgggggagcaggctgataacaaaccaaaacaaaactccactcttcagagccagtcttgaatgcacagaacataatatccagcataaacagaacagacaaCTGGGGATACGAGCATCACAACGTCACCCTAGGACaatatcttaaaaaaaagagtCCTTTTGGCCGTCCTTATACCCCTTTTttacaataaataaaatcaaaaataGAAAGGTTCTTTTCAGGCAATCAGCCTGTCTGCAGATCTGGCACATTGTTTTCTCATTTGGTACGTTTTTCTCTGAAAGCTGGCAGGATGTGATTTGCTCACTTTAACATTAAACCCAAAAAGTAAAACAGCATGTAGGTAGCATATAAACAAGGCCCATTGATTGAAAATGAGTGTGAATTGCTTTGCCATTAAGGTACAAAGAGAGGCAAGCACTTCCTCCCTAAGAATTCcaaaggaaattttattttaataaaatacacaCAACTTGTTTTAggtaaaattatttcatttcgCTCAAAATAGTTTCTCATGATTGTTCCTAGAGTCAAAACAACTTCAGTTCCAGTTTTGTGTAGATGACACTGTGGCTGGTGTTTTattcttaatttcattttcactttttatgtttttttcatatctaaattaatatatttttaatttttcatcacCACAATGGATCCATTAACCATATCTTTAAAAAGGAGTTGAATACTGTATTTTGAAACTGATCATTGTTTTGTGGCTTGTGTAGGCTTGTTGTACTATACTTTTCTTGCTCAAAGCACCATTGAACATTGGGTTTTTCATGAACAACTTTAAACAGTGTATAAGAAAGGTGTGTTTCATTAAGTGTAcaattttaaattgaaaatacTGATTAACCTTATCATCTAGATATACATTACAGTCAGTTTCAATTCATTTATGTAAAAATACTGAAGTTTTCCATAACAGCCGAAAAACCCCCTTAATGTTATTTACTACCCCTTAAGTCCAGTGACATAGACCTATTCAGAGCTGAGCTTCAGCAGACTGGGATCAAATAATACAGTTTCAAGCCAAATTCAGTTACAATAATACTCACTCATAGATCAAATTAATGTGGAAAGTACTTAATAGTACAGTTAAAACTGTTTTACAGAGAAAGAGCCCTTTCTAGTACCTATTCATTTTGTGGTGATATGTTCAGTGTCCCTCTGGTTCTCAGAGTTGACATtatcagatttttattttactttgtgtCTCCATTAAGCAACCTAAGCAGTGTGAATGCCTTATTTATACTTTGAAGTTATTTAGATGGGCTTAAAAACATAGAACTTATGGTTTCAAATGCATGTATAATCCATTTATTATGTAAATAACTAAtagaaaaattggaaaaaatacATCAACCAAGCAAACGCTGTGGAAGAAATTGGCTTTGATCACAACAAGCAATTGTGTGGCAGCAGGACTCACTAGGCCAAAAGTTGACAACAGATATAGCAGTGTGACAAGCAAGAGGATGACAGGCTGTCCTAGGGTGATGTTATGATGCCTGCATCCCCAATCAGGTGTTCcgttaatgctggatattatattCTGTGCCTTCTAGACTGGCTGAGAGCAAAGACGGGGAGAAGAAGCACAGTTTTTTATCAGGGACTGGGGTCTCCTCCACAGTCTGCTGGAACAGAGAGCACACTGTTGTTGTCTGGGCACGGACAGGGCAGAACACCAcgctccttttgctttttagttagtttaaCCAGCTGAGGCAGTCTGAactttccctggactgtttgctttcccttttcttggaacCTTTtaaacctgctccagactgggacccaGAGAAACACCGAGAGCTTGCACTTTGTAGCTTGCCGAGGTCTACTCTGGgccacagcctttcccagtaCTGGGGGAACTGATAACTGAGTGACCACTCACTGGAAAgattttctgaatttgtcatctccTCAGAGCAGTGAATGAGTTTTTTCATCCAGTATTGTTCAATTTATGTGCTGGGGAGTGCTTggcttgttaaataaacaggttttcttccacttctctctgaggaaATCCTTCCCAAACCAGTTGGGGAGAGGGGCTGTATGGGTTTGCTATCTGGAGGgaccccttttggaggttttctcccagatttgcccTAAATCAGGATACAGGCTGAGAAGATCCACAGAAAGCACAGAGGTTCTGAGTTATTAGGAGAAGAGGGGTACAACTGCTGTGACAGTTTCCTactctgtcagtgctgctctgccatTTCAAGGTTCCTTCACAAAGTTGTCTGTATCTGCTGTCAATGTGATATACCCTAGCGCTTCCGTATTAAGCCAGTATGGCTAGAGAATTGAACTTCTGTTAATCTGCCTTCTCTCCTACAGCCATAGTAATAAATGGCTCCTGCCTGGCCTGAACCCCTGAAGCAGAGCCTGTCAGTCAACTGTGATGAGAGCAAGAGCAatataaagcttttttttttgcagactTCTGGGTGTATATGTGGCATATAGTAATTTACTTCTGATGCCCATCTTGGTTATTAATTCCCCATTCTTTATTATTTAGGGCAAGCAATGGAAATTTTTTGTATACATAAAGTCTGTCTTCTCATTGTGGCTTAATCTTGAGAGGTTATAAAGCATTGTTAACAACAGACCATATCTAGAAAACAAGCTAGAGAACAAACTTTTGTCCAGCTGGGTTGGTTTTGCACGGCCTGGGTTTTGGTAGCGAGGAGGCCACAGCTTCTGTGAaaagctgctagaagcttccACAATGTCCAGCACAGCCAATCTCTGATGGTTCTGAAGACAGACgtgccactggccaaggctgggccaatCAGAAATTATGGTAATGCCTCTGTggtaacatatttaagaagaaaatcaaaacaaaatgatGGCACAGTTTGAATTCCAGctagagaagaggaggaggtgagaacatgtgaaTGATACAACATGGAGACACTAAAGTCAGTGAAGAAAGAGGGGAAcaaggtgctccaggcactggagctgagattcctctgcaggccatGCAGATCCACAGGGGGTGCAGAGATCCATTCGCAGTCTATGGGAGAGATGCCCATGCCAGGGCAGGTGGATGCCTGAAGAATGCTGTGATCCAGTGGAAGAGCCAGTGGGGAGAGGGGGCCCTTgtttccaggctggagcagcctgtccttggaggactgcaccccatggaagagtgacccaTGCCGCAGCAGTTTTAGGAGGACTGCTACTCTTGAGAGTGAACCCATGCTCGAGAAGTTCATGAagaactgtctcccatgggagtGACTCCACAGTCTCACAGGGGAAGGAcccctgtccctgagcagcagatCTCAGGTGAGAACTGACCAAAcccccccattccctgtctccctgcactgtcggtgagaaggaaagagggaagATGTTTTTAAGAGCTTATTGTACTTCTCATTGTCCTTCTCTGATTTTATTAGTAATAAATCTACTTTGTATCTCCAAGTcgagcctgttttgcccttggaGTGTCTTCTCCCAGTCCTTACCTCAACTCATGAGcattttgttagttttttctctcctctgcctagctgtggcaggggagggtcAGTGAGGGACTTTTGTGGGTGCCTGGTGTTTGGCCAGGGCCAAACCAGTCAAAGGCAGAAAAGCCAAATGATGTGGATCTCTTAAACCTTATGCAATGCACATGTATCAGAAATGCCACAACTTGAAACGGATTAGATCAACCTTCCTTCCACAAATTCCTGCTTAACCTTCATGTAGCAATCATTTCACTAAAAGCAGTCTGCAATTATGTCAAACTGCAAAGTTTAATGTGTGAGATTTCACACCATCAGGGCTTTATCTTCTGCAGCCATGTTTCACAAAACAAAAGGCTAATGGACCAGTATTTAATGAAAAAGTTGGAGATAATTCTGTTAGGTATAAACTACTGTCCAAGTCTGAACTAAGACTGGACCAAGCTGCACCTAAGCTCTATGAGGAGTTTAGAAAGCAAGAGGATATACTCTGAATTTGTGATTCAACAAGAGAGTCTTCCTTactctttttctctgtaaataaTTCTAAAATTATTCTaattagatttttctttttatgtttcATCCATGATGGAGCAAATCTTCTCATTGAACTTTATGTCACACTTTTATAAATGTATATTAACCCCACTTTTGCTAATACCTTGCATGATGATTCTCTGAGTGACCCTAAACCACACATTTGTGACAAACTGGCACAGTTGGCAGGATCCTAGATGAGAATTTGTGACACCCTACTGCACTGGTTTCTCTAGGAAAATCTTCAGCTTATTTCTTCAAAATTTATGAGACCTAAGAGCAATACAAGCAGAGAATAACCTCTCCAGAAACTATTTCTGTATCTGTCACTAGGCAGACCCAGggttatttcttttcattttcttcataatGACAATTGAAAGAGAGCATCAAGGCATGTGAGCAGTATCCCCagaatatttcaaaattaaatgttaGCGAGGCAATTTAGCTGATCTGGGGAACTTGCAATGTGACAAAAGAACACCAGACAGTCCTGACAGACCAAAAAAGAACAACACTAGAAAACTAGTGTTGTTCTTTTTTGGTCCGTCAGGATTTGTCTCTGCAAATGCTGTAGTTTTGAAGGACTGCAAGGAATCAAAACCATTAAGGTAAAGGACACCGTCTATAGGAAACAGGCATGCTGCACATTGACTAGGTAAAACAAAGTTTTCCTTCACTTTCTATTTTCTTGACCTATTCCAACCTTTGCATAAACTCCTGTGCACCATGCATTAAGCTGAGAGCCTGGCTACATGAGGTGCCCAGTCCGACAGAGAATATCTTTCTCAAAACACTTTCGGTTGCCCAGCCCTTTCTGGGTGACCTGGTAACAATGGGGCAGTGGAAAGGCCCCTCACGAAGCTGTTCGCACCACCTTGTAACACGACTGTTGCTTCCTTTCCCACCACCGCGTCCTGTGGGGCAGCGTCGGAGCTtggcccctgccaggggctgatGGTGTCTCCTGCAAGGGCCCCCTTggatttgaaaaagaaatttctcGAGACATCGGGACTGCGACCTATACAGACGAATTTTCACGTATGTTCCAGGGATGCCAAAGCATTTTCAAGCTAAGCTTTTCAGCCCGGATTGTGACGACCGCCACCGGAGAGGAAGGAAGCCCAGTACGTCTCTGCCAGACTCCACCCAACCCCGCCGCGCATCCGGGGACGGCGCAGAGTTGCTGGGTGTGAGGCTCCTCCCTCCCTTACCGCCTTCCGTGGCGGCGGGCAAGGGGCTAGGAGGGCTGGCTCCGCCATGCGTTTTCGGGCTAAGATTGTGGATCTCGCCTGCCTTAATCACTTCAGCCGTGAGTATGTCGGGGCTGGCTCAAGGGTGGCAGTGCCTCTCTGAGCGGCCGGGGCCGGCTTTCTCGGGCAAAGAAAAGAGGAAGGGAGGTGAGGACCACAGTGCTTTCCTGGGAGGACCTGGCATGAGGCCCTTTCCTTCGCCCCGAGGTGCTTAGGAGTTTGCGAAGCAGCACGAGCTGCGTTTGTAAAGGCTGAAGGTTTTTCTGTCCCGCAGAGACTGGGCTGCATGGAGTGATCACCGCTGTAACgtcctcctctctccctccctccctccttccctccggCAGGTATAATTAACACAATCGCCAAGTTAGCCAAGACCTGCATCCTGCGCCTTACCGTCTGCAAGCTGTATTTCATCCTTTCCGATAAAGTAGCAAATGGAGGCGCCAGTATGTGGTGTGAGCTGAGCCAGGTGAGCCCAGGATAGTTCAGTAACCACATTTTGAAAACCAGAGCATGCAGTTTGGTTTGATGTACGAGGCATTTCTTGTAGCCCCCACCTTCGATGTGTCAGGTCTCTCAAGGTCTGTCTAGTTGCACAGGGGTTTCAGGTTGGATACTCCCTTTTCCTTGATTGTCACTTCAGTGTAAAGCTTCAGTGTGCTGGCCCACATGGGCCTGCCCAAAACTGGAAACAGGAACGCATAACTCACTGTCTAAAGGACTGATTAGGTGTTAGGGGACTACATTAAATAGTTGCCTGAAGCAATGAGTTTTCAGGGTTGTAATTCCTCAGGTGATTTGAGGCAGAGGGGAATTTCTGGTGTACAAATGCAGTTCTAAGCTTAAGGTCTGATAAATAAAACTTGCCTctcttgtttcttttatttcctgaCTTTCAAAAATTGTAGGGGAATTTCTTTGATGAATTTCAGATGGAAGGAGTAGCTGCAGAGCACAATGAAATCTATTTAGAGTTTGTGCCTGAGAACCTGTGGAGAGCATTAAAAACTGCCCAGAGTGCTAAGGCAGTGAAGATCAAGTTGACTAATAAACACTGTCCCTGTCTCAGAGTTGCTGTGGAGCTAGTAAGTGGAACCATGCTTTCACATTCATTATTAAGAAAAAGTTTTCTAAAATGTAGTGTGTTTCCTAAGATCAAAGGGTAATATATGGTATAATTCTAGAAAACTAAAGAAACATTGTGCCATTTTCCATTTCACTAGCCTTTCTTGCCATCATGGGTGATAGCATACAGAACCAGCTTTGTATTTTCCAAAAGGcaaggaggaggtggaggaagaaagctATGTTATTGAAACAAGTTTTTCTAATGTCTACTTTTCTCCATTTCTTCATCCTCTGTATCTTCTGCCTATTATTGCCTTTTCATTGAAGCCATTAGGTGAAGGAGGTTTCAGTGTTTGTGTTTTGCCTTTGGTTTTCCTGATATTGCTGACTTCTGATTCTTTTGTTGCTGTTAACTCCACTGATTCACCTCTTCAGTTCTAAGGATAGATTATAGGTATACTAATGGCTGATACATCACAAACTCTTCCTCATTTGAAAGGGAAGCGCACTTAAAAGCATATTGGTAGGAACTGAGGGAAAACTGGAACTGAGTGTCGGGCACGTAGTTATAGCATTTCCCAGAGTGGGtctgaaaaatgtaaatttagAATTCCAATCTTGTGTTTAACTGCAAAGGCATCCTCTTTTTCCCTCAAGCCATCCTTatcaagcagcagcaggattgTGACACATGACATTCCTGTGGGAGTTATTCCCAGAAGAATGTGGAATGACTTCAGAGAGCCCAGTGTGCCAGACTTTGATGTAAGCCTCTGCTTTTATATTCCCTTCTGAAAGGGGAGGTTGCCAGTTGAATGGTATTGCTATAGAGTATACTAGGGTGGGGTTGGGAAAGGAgttgaaaggaaagaagaaagactGGAGGCTACAGTTTTGGAGGGGTATGGAACATGGCTTCTATCCTGACAAGAGAGCCAAGAACTTATTGAAACAGAGTGGGTGATTGCCAATTGCTTCTGTGAGGTTCATGGCAGAGGAAGGGCGGAAAGAAGGACTTGCATGGCTTTAGTCTGGAGCATCTCTAAACCACACAACTTCAGGCTGTTTCAGCTGTTCAGGTGCCAAATGGCCCAAATAATCTGTTATTTCTGAAATTTATGGCCTATCTGGCAGAGTTAAAGATATATGTGTATTCCTCCTGATTTTGACTTTTTAGCAGAGTTTTAAGGAAAGGTCCTTGTACAAGTGTGCTCCTGTTTGAGGTTATGGATGTCTGTCACCTCTATAGCTAAAAGCATTTAGATTCTGAAGACGTACAGAAAGAAACTTTCAGtaatttgttcttttatttcagatttaCATGCTGCAGTATCATAGGAatgtctttcttttatttttgtctatAGTAATTGACTATTTAGTAACACAGATGCTCATTTGAGAATCTGATCTGCAAAAACATGGCTCTATTTTGAACACAGACTTGGAATGTTATGTCTGGAACAATTGCTAGAATGATGGCCTGTTGGTGTAATGGGAAAGGGTTCCTATGTTCCTGAGACATTTGATTTCAGATAGATATTGTGCACCCTGAAAGCTGTGATAACACTGTCCAAACTATGATAGAATTGAAAGTAGAAATAAATGTGTCCCAATCACATCTGAAATACTTGTGCAAATGCAGTTTTTATGTATTCCTAGGTCAGTATTTACCTACCAGTGCTGAAAACAATGAAGAGTGTTGTGGAAAGAATGAAGAATCTCAGCAATTTCATTGTAAGTTAAGGCACTTAAAGCATGTATGCTACAGATGTTATTTCACGAGGGACATAACAGGTTGCCTAAACTGGTGCTGCTACATTATCTTGAGATGACTTAGACATTGAAATCAAGGCACCTGAAGCCTGTGTAAAGCCTGAATAGAATGATTGGATTTATTTTAGGATTTACGCTGAAGAGCTTTTGCTGGGCTTCTCAGAAAATGATGCCCTTTGTACTAAATCCATGAAAGAACATGGCATTGTGTTGCTACAAGCTACTCTTTTTAGGTGGTAAGGCATGACAGTCCTTCAGGAAGCTAGCTGTAGACTTTCCAGGCTATTTCATTAAGGAAATGCCAATTAAGTGAGTGTTGTGTTAGGTGTCTGTGAATGAACTTTAGGTAAACTTGACGTAGGATTTAAAGGAAATGCTGCTAATAGCCCCTGGATGTCATACCGTGCTTTAGACTGACATGTTGGATTTGCAGTCTACCCTGGATTTCTAGAGTGCTGGTGGGCCTTTTAACTGAAAGAAGCCCTCTGTGGTTGGACAGAAAAGggctttggttttttatttagtTGTTTGTGCTCACAGTCACCGTAATTGACTGACATGAAAGTTAGAAAGTAAGTGTAGAGCTTTGAAATAGTTTCAGTTTGATGCTGTTCATACCAGTTTTGATAAATAGGAAATTTTCTGTTAACTGAGAATCCTGAAATTGGAGCGGTCTCAGTTTTTCAAGAATTGGAAGAGTTGAGAGATTACCCTGGGTTACTGGCAGTTTTGCAAATGGCAGCCATCCTGCAAATACACATCAAacttttttgagattttttggggactttgtttttattttctttccttctcccatGTCCTTGGTGGATATGCTTATGCAAAATTGAGCACAGTGCTTTTGTTTCTGGAGCTGAGGCTCTTTTCTCACAGAGGATAGTTGTATGATGGGATTGAACTTATACTAAGTGTCTTGCTTTCATGTTgttggaaaacaaaaacatcatGTGTCgcaattaattatttttgtaagaTGCATCCTGGTAATAAAACTGGTCAAGATCATTGCTGAAAAattgacttaaaaaaaatttctgattgtCCATTGTCTGGAGCCATTCTATACAAGATTCTGCTTGCAGtacaagtcttttttttttaattactgaaaATTCATCTAATCACAGAAACAAAGTGCCTGTTGTGCTTTAGGAATCCTCTGATCTACTTGGGATTTGTGTAAGACCATACATAGTCTCCTTCAAATTCCTTCTTCCAGTTTACAGAATGGAATTTGAAAGCTTTTAGCACTTTTACAGGATTTCTGTCAGTTCAAAGTCCTTCTTGAAGTTACTGATCTGATCCAGCTGTTGTCTAGTTTAAATTCTTGAAAGCAGCACGGTCAGCTCCTGGTGCATCCCATTTTCTGTGTGTGTCATATCGACTGTGTAGGTGCCTTTCTATTTGTTGAATAACTGAATGGAAATTCAGGAATCTTTGCATTTCTTCAGCTTCAGTCTCTTATTTCTGAAGTCTTTTCCTCATGAACTTCGCAAAGCTAATACTTGTTCTAAAAGTACTGGAGAACGttaaatttcttttcataaCTTCTGAAAGTGTGGTCCAGAGTACTTCATATGGGAATGATGGGAAATGCATTTTATAGCTGAACATTCAAATGTTCAACCATTTTCAGAAAGTATGATTGACTTGTACTGAAATACCCCTGGAAGCTTGTATTtgaacaaaaccaaactgtATTCTTCTGTAATTCTGCAATGTGAAAGTGGGTTGTCTAAAATTGAGATTCATTGCAGGTGATTGAAGCAAACTTGAGTGGTGAAATGAACTTGAAAATAGAAACTGACTTAGTATCTGTAACAACACATTTTAAAGACCTGGGAAATCCTCCCTGGGGTAAGTTTCCCTGTTACTTCTTGTGTCTGTCTGATCTCATTACTTAAGTGTGTTGCCTATAGCAGTACTTTTTAGCTTTTATTATTTAGAAAATAACATCAAATACTTTGAAGTCTTCAAATGAAgtcttaaaagaaaaagtggAGTGGCCAGTGGAGTGTCTGTTTCATGTTtggggtggtggtggggaaTCTATTCCACTATTCTTGACAGTTTGATAGGAAAACTGGGATTTCTTTTCCTTGCACTGGTCTGAAAAAACAAGCCAGTTGAGTTCCAGCACTTCAGCAGTTTTCAGGTATGTCCCTGTGGGTGTTGAAACTGCTTTTTATGTTTGGACTAAGTGTTGTGTTCTTACTCTTTTAGCATCAGAGGATGGATGTCAAAGTTCTGCTCAAGGCAGAGATCTGGAAAGTATGGCTGAAGCATGCATAGACATcaagaagctgcagcagctgcttgctggacAGCAGGTCAATCCTACAAAAGCATTGTGCAGTAAGTTCAACAGCTCTCCTTGTGAACTCCAGTTAAGTAGGGCCGTTTGCCATACATAGTTTCAGCAGAATATCATATCTTCTGTTTTGTGTGTCTGAAAGTCAACTATTTTTACTGTACCCAAGGACTtctaatatttatatttttagtcAGTTAGATTCAGGTCCTAGGcatttgggaaagaaaaaataagtcaGGCTGTTTTAAAAGTCTCAAGCTGAATACTCAGATTCACTAATCGTGTGTGTTGTCTTGTTGTCTTTGTTTTAAAGTTGTTATTaatgtttattattattttgagaTATTATTTTTCGAAAGTCTTAAAGCCTCTAGCTTCTAGCAGAGAAATTGGAATTTACtggcaggtttttttggttgggtttttttccctttggatgTTTTCTTACACTGATTCAAATACTAAAATGCTTTTTATACAGCTAGTGTTTCTAGCCATAGAAAACAATACTTCCTTTCTAGCAGAAGTCTCTGCAGGGGTTTATATCTTATTTTTATAACTGTGCTTTTCCTGAGAACATCTGTTTCTTATGGTTTAGTGCAGATACCGAAAATTTCCCAAGGAAGATTTAAATAATTGGTGTAGCATTATAAACCTATACACTATATATTTACTTCTTGGTGCCATCTTTCATAAACTATTAATGCTTCACAGACCTTCAATGATTTAAATTGTCTAGTTACCCTTCTGTCAGAAGTGGTGGAAGCATTGTTTTTATGGTGACATCTTTAAAAGATgtaattttaaagtatttttcctgctttgagGTGAATtggtgttttaatttttttttccccacagataTTTTACGTAAGAGAATTGTCCATTTCATCTTGCTCCATGAGGAGGTTTCACTTCAGTATTTTATTCCAGCAATTGCCTGAGTGTTTTGGAATCTTGGTCATTTTCCAATCCGAGGCCGCTTTCATGAAGTCTGAAATCTTTCCTGAGTTGCTGGAGTATTTTGATGTGAGACACTGTTAGACGCATCCATCAGATGGACATTATTTCAATATTTATGAAAGTGTTCAAAATAGCTCCTCATCCAGCCAGCCATGTTTATGAATAGTTACATGCTATGAAAGACACAATGCTGGGGAGCATTGGTATATCTTACTCTTAGGAGGAACAAAACTGAAATTTGTCTTAGCCACAgctcaaaacattccaaaagcaCACTGAATTAAATACTTCAGTCTTctcaaaaaactaaaaaaaggtAGAATTcacctctggagctgctgctgtgtgtatTCAGTATTGAGCAATGCAATCCAAGTTAAGGGATCTCTGAGCAATCTTATCTTCCCTCCGTGAAACAGAAGAACCTTCTGGTGGGCTGCCTGACTGGTATTTGCCTGGACAAGTATGCAGAGCCCTCCTGAAGTGGTATGGAATTGAATTCTGTTCCAGTAGGAGTCTTTTGATTGCACTTGCTCCAACATATCTCAGTAACTCTGTTCATGCTTACTCTTTGTTTAACTCTTGGCCTGGGAGCATGAGCAAAACAGTCTGGATTACTTTGTTAATGTGGGCAGTGAAAATCACTATGTACAGAATGAATATCATATGAGGACATGTGTAAGCACAGCAGTTGGTGTGAAATAAAGAGCCAGTTATCTGTGGatcacattttttccctttccagctaGAAAACATTGTACAACCTTTGTCGTCGTGGTGTCAGACATGGTAAGATTGCGTGTAGGCTCTCATGCCAAGCAGCCAAGAGGATGACTGAATTTCACTCATAGGAGTACTGCCCTTGCTTCTACCTCCTGGTTATTTTCTGAGGTCTTTTCCTCCTTATTCCATGTGTGATTTATTTGTTACCCTGGCATGTTCCGTACAGCTTTTGATTGTTTTAGTGATTGAGTCTGTGCTGCCAAATGAGACTGGGAGTTTCTTCCAGAAAGTAGCTTGTCATGGTCAGAAGTGCTGGGTTTtgatggtttgggttgttttcaAGGGGCATTGACATTAAGGGAGCAATGAATCTTTTGTCCATGGAAATGCAAATGCTCAACAGAAGGCTAAGGAGAGGCAGTGGCAATGAGAAGGTAGAATAGACTTGCAGTGATGAGTGTGTTGACTGACTGTTTATAGACCTTTCTACCCATTCCCTCTTTGTTGctccctgctcttccctgccctgcacattGCCTCATTAGTTGTCATATTTCCACCATGCTACGGTTTGCATCTTTACTATTTGCAAAATCCCATTTTGCCTATGTTGTGAGTTGACCTTGGTAAGCAGCCACTCACTAACTCACACCtagtgggatgggggagagaattggaaggataaaag is a window from the Passer domesticus isolate bPasDom1 chromosome 1, bPasDom1.hap1, whole genome shotgun sequence genome containing:
- the HUS1 gene encoding checkpoint protein HUS1 isoform X5, with the protein product MRPFPSPRGIINTIAKLAKTCILRLTVCKLYFILSDKVANGGASMWCELSQGNFFDEFQMEGVAAEHNEIYLEFVPENLWRALKTAQSAKAVKIKLTNKHCPCLRVAVELPSLSSSSRIVTHDIPVGVIPRRMWNDFREPSVPDFDVSIYLPVLKTMKSVVERMKNLSNFIVIEANLSGEMNLKIETDLVSVTTHFKDLGNPPWASEDGCQSSAQGRDLESMAEACIDIKKLQQLLAGQQVNPTKALCNILRKRIVHFILLHEEVSLQYFIPAIA
- the HUS1 gene encoding checkpoint protein HUS1 isoform X2, producing the protein MPKHFQAKLFSPDCDDRHRRGRKPSTSLPDSTQPRRASGDGAELLGVRLLPPLPPSVAAGKGLGGLAPPCVFGLRLWISPALITSAVSIINTIAKLAKTCILRLTVCKLYFILSDKVANGGASMWCELSQGNFFDEFQMEGVAAEHNEIYLEFVPENLWRALKTAQSAKAVKIKLTNKHCPCLRVAVELPSLSSSSRIVTHDIPVGVIPRRMWNDFREPSVPDFDVSIYLPVLKTMKSVVERMKNLSNFIVIEANLSGEMNLKIETDLVSVTTHFKDLGNPPWASEDGCQSSAQGRDLESMAEACIDIKKLQQLLAGQQVNPTKALCNILRKRIVHFILLHEEVSLQYFIPAIA
- the HUS1 gene encoding checkpoint protein HUS1 isoform X3 gives rise to the protein MRFRAKIVDLACLNHFSRIINTIAKLAKTCILRLTVCKLYFILSDKVANGGASMWCELSQGNFFDEFQMEGVAAEHNEIYLEFVPENLWRALKTAQSAKAVKIKLTNKHCPCLRVAVELPSLSSSSRIVTHDIPVGVIPRRMWNDFREPSVPDFDVSIYLPVLKTMKSVVERMKNLSNFIVIEANLSGEMNLKIETDLVSVTTHFKDLGNPPWASEDGCQSSAQGRDLESMAEACIDIKKLQQLLAGQQVNPTKALCNILRKRIVHFILLHEEVSLQYFIPAIA
- the HUS1 gene encoding checkpoint protein HUS1 isoform X4; amino-acid sequence: MRFRAKIVDLACLNHFSRIINTIAKLAKTCILRLTVCKLYFILSDKVANGGASMWCELSQMEGVAAEHNEIYLEFVPENLWRALKTAQSAKAVKIKLTNKHCPCLRVAVELPSLSSSSRIVTHDIPVGVIPRRMWNDFREPSVPDFDVSIYLPVLKTMKSVVERMKNLSNFIVIEANLSGEMNLKIETDLVSVTTHFKDLGNPPWASEDGCQSSAQGRDLESMAEACIDIKKLQQLLAGQQVNPTKALCNILRKRIVHFILLHEEVSLQYFIPAIA
- the HUS1 gene encoding checkpoint protein HUS1 isoform X1, which encodes MPKHFQAKLFSPDCDDRHRRGRKPSTSLPDSTQPRRASGDGAELLGVRLLPPLPPSVAAGKGLGGLAPPCVFGLRLWISPALITSAVSMSGLAQGWQCLSERPGPAFSGKEKRKGGIINTIAKLAKTCILRLTVCKLYFILSDKVANGGASMWCELSQGNFFDEFQMEGVAAEHNEIYLEFVPENLWRALKTAQSAKAVKIKLTNKHCPCLRVAVELPSLSSSSRIVTHDIPVGVIPRRMWNDFREPSVPDFDVSIYLPVLKTMKSVVERMKNLSNFIVIEANLSGEMNLKIETDLVSVTTHFKDLGNPPWASEDGCQSSAQGRDLESMAEACIDIKKLQQLLAGQQVNPTKALCNILRKRIVHFILLHEEVSLQYFIPAIA